Below is a window of Narcine bancroftii isolate sNarBan1 chromosome 13, sNarBan1.hap1, whole genome shotgun sequence DNA.
caatactttcttccattttctgtacacatgtgaaaaatctgtgcctctcaaacatcatgcaatGTTTAGGGATGCAGTacgcctcaaactgttccattattttttccagtttcattttgcctCTTTTacagcaaatgtgaaattattaTACACATCCAGGTCTTtatcacccatgacatgtaagaaaactgatgccttcactttatcactttcctTGATTGTCACCAAATAAAATCCAAAACGTTGTTTAAATCTGTtctaattttcagccacattacctgtcagctgaggTTACgttggtggatgtaatccttccatttttcactttgttggTTTCTCTTCACTGATCTGTTGCTGACTAGATTTTACCtttaaaaatatttccttttaatttccttcatcccacatcagtttcatcttgtattcgtatgtgtgagttcttagatgacacatggatgaagtaaaaggttctttactttaaagttgatataaacagcacTTGAGGCTGCACATTACAGCTCTGCATACTGTATGTCAgctaagtctaatcaaacagcaaATATAATCAacgccttgctagtggccatgcaaacatgatcactatcattacacaggattctttttattgtcatgtaacaaatttttaaaaagagtagCTCTCccacggggagaaggtataaactcctagacaattggctgtaattgggcagcacgggctcgaggGTCCGATTCTGTGCAGTAGgtcgaaatttaaattaaaaacaattctAAACATGCTGCAAAGAGGCACCGGGGCAGAGAAACGGTTCGGGTCAGTGACCTTGCATCACAAGAACCCGCGGAGAGTTcccaacgtgtgtgtgtgtgtgtgtgtttcggggggcggggggggggggtagcagccTCGCACTGCCGATAGATCCTGCGGTGTCGTCCTCCACCGACTCCCTGCTCGTCACTCGGGCATGAATGCGGATTGAGACGTCTGGACCGGCGCGAAGGTCCGAGCTCTGCCCAATGTCTCACTCGGCGGCTCAGTTGCGGGCCTTTCGACTGACGGGCTGGTAATGAAACCCGTCTCACTCCACCCTCCCTCGCTGTTGTGAatatttctctcccctccccctccccatctccaggAATTCTTGGAAATACCATGGGACCGGACCCCGCTTTAAAGGGAGCAGAAAGCTGGACTGGGAGAGGAGTTTGACATGGCAGGGGTTCCCCCACCTCAGTGGAAACCGAGACGGCGGGGGCGTGAACGTGCTCGCCTCCAGCGGACAGGACGGGCCGCCTCTCCCCCGGTTTGTGGCCGCAGCCACGTGGCCCGGTTCCTGGAAAGTTCCAGGAAAGTGGCCTGCGTGTTTTTAATTTGGGAAAGTGGAGggctcccttccccctcccttctcttccccctcccctgcaaACCCAGGACTTGGCACAGGAGGTCCGAGTCCAAAGTAGCTGCTTTCCTGGGCCCCCTCCCCGCCATCATTTGCTTCCCCCCGACCTGAACACCCCCCGCCGCCTCTTCCCCGCCATTGACTGGGTGGGACGAAGCGATGTTGCTATTTGAATGACACGCCGCGGGCTCAACTCTCTCGTGGGAAAGAAAACCCAGTGGTCCCTTACATTGTAAATGTAAAATCCCAACTTCAGATTCGATTTGAATTTAGACACCCAATTAAACTTCAATTTGAAGGAACccccacagggagaaggtacgAAATCCTTACAGACACCCCGGGACTCGAACCCCGGCCCCAACCTTAAAGGGAAAGCTCCAGTGGTTACGGGATTGCTTGAAGGAAGGGAAAGAcgccgtgattgtagtaaactcGGCGCAGTTCTCTGCGGAAGGGAACGCACTGGGAGGCGAGTGTCCTCTGCTCCAGTCGGTTGAAGGACAAGACACCGCGGGCTGGTGCGGGGGAGCGCCCGCTGATGGACCCGCTCTCCCCACTGGAGCATGGGGGGACTGCCTGGCGATTCCCCGCACAGGGGAAGGTGTATTGGGTTGGGAAGACGCAGCCCACGCAATCAGGAAGATCTGGCCCCGGGCATCGAACGGCGACGTTACCCGGCCTCCCGCCGGCGGTCACGGACACAACTTCTCCCCCGTCCCTTTCTCCTTCCAGATATCCAAGGCGGCGAGCGAGGCGAACATCACTTCGCTGGAGCCCTCCCCCCGGGTCCAGGCAGCAACAGAGAGTGCGAGTTCGATGCAGGGACCCCAGCGAGAGTCGAGAGCGTTGTGGGCAGCCAGGTCTGATCTTCAGAGGACAGGTATCAAGCTCGCCTTCGCCCTCCGTCCCCAGGCCAACATTCCCCGCCCCGGGCATGTCTACAACAGACGGTTTTAAATTCTGCTCCTTTGCTCTGTCGGCGTCCAGTTCGGAGTTTTAGAAACACTTTTATTTGCACCACCGACTGATTGGGCGTTGAGAATGAATCCGGGCCCTCGTATTAAAATGACCGCTAAAACGTCCAGGATTGCTGGAGTTGGCTGACTGGGAACGATGGGACCTTTCAAAGCTCCCAGTTTGGAAAAGGGGTCGAAGCCGCTGACGGGAGTTTTGATGTCGGAATACGATTTCTCTTCCAATCTGGGGGGGGTTACGAACGAAAAAAAACCTCAACTACTTTGTTTAAGAagtaaaatctttaaaaaaaaactaaaacagaGGCTTCGGACGAGCCGGTGAGGGTTAGGTGTAAAATTAATACATATTTCAAATGATCTTCAGAAACAGGGGTGGTCAGATTTTCCAAAGGAGACGGAGACCGAAGACGGGCACACGGGACGAGAGtggaggcgggggcgggggcggggagcCCGGCCGGGTGCGCTGTCAAACCCGCGGATCCGACAAGTTGCTGCTTTGTTTTGACCAGATTGGGGTAAAAGTTTAAaatatcaaccccccccccctccaccttccaAACTATAAATCTGAATCATGTTAAAATATACATAAAGGTTTTTGTTTAACGATGCGCTCACATTTTTGATTCTCAACGTTTTCTGGCTCCACTGAGGGATGCGGCGTCTTGCTTTCGGGAAACACCCCATCCAGCGACAAGCCGTTTTCCAGGCGACCAGATGGGTTctggtgggtgggggttggggtggggaggcCTCTGACATGCCACGTGTAAGTGGAACAGATCGGAGGGGTCGTCTGAGGCGACTGAAGGCAGGTAGATGATTCTCTCTTTGCCCATCTGTTGCCCGACCCTGAGCGCGACTGTCCTCCCGGCTTCAGTCCCTCTCCGTCCAAAGGACTTGCTGCATTGGGGCCACAAGGTAACTCGGGGCCCTTCCACTTCTCCTTTCCTTGGTGAGGTTATTGGAAGAGAGACCGCCGACGTCCCCAAACACGGAGGAAAACACGAAAAGTctgcaccgtgattgaagtaaaagaaactcagcaggtcaaacagtaaacTTTATACAgcaataaccaatgtttcgggcttgaacccttcagctCTGCTGGGCGCTTGCGTCCCAATACCATTGAGTGTAAAAATATTCTGGACCAACTTCATGGGGTTCTATTAGTTGACTGGCGGTGAAGAATTGGTCACTGGTCTATACAGAAAGAAAGACTCAACAATGAATGGATCAATTTACACTTAAACCTGAGTGGGCGTAAATAAACTTAAGTGCAAATCGTTTAATAAAGTGGACCGATCTCCCTCGCGGCCTTTCCTCCGTTGTTCAGAGCCCGGTTTCTGGAAGGCGGGAGGAATCgggaccaccccacccccccaccactgccgGTAGAGAGGACCCTGAAAGCTGGAGTAGCGGCTCCTGGCTAACGGCTCGAACATGAAGCGTAAAAGGAGCGAGTATTTGGTTCCGGGACATTTTTCTTTTGGGTTGGCTACTgtttgttaaaatgaagctaGTTTGACTTCAATCGCGTGCGGGACATTTCAACTCGAGTTATTGCATGTTGCATCTGATGGTTTTGTCAAAGCCTCACCTGAATCTCGTTCCCACTGAACTCGCCTGGATTGATTATGAAACCTGTAGAAATAACACTAATAAACGGGAGCTTGTACTGGAAACTGCTACTTACTGTCTTGATGGGGAAGGTGTCATCTTTGGATCTTTCTGCCCATTCACTCTCCTCCTCTACCCAATAAGGGTGTTttgacttctctgttcaattACCCACGTCATATATGAGATCGTTACTAAAACAATCCTAACAGAAGCAAACCAAGCTAATCCTTAATCTGGATTCTAAAACGCCTATCACGACGCTGGGCCCCATCTCAAACAAAGTTGAATCCCCTTTAGTTGATCCTCTGGGTGGTCTCGCATTCCCACCGTGCCCCAGACCCCTCCAGCCAGGGTATCCCCGCCATGACTCATGACCCATCTACTGCTGGTCTTCAGTGAGCGGTTTTTATCGCTGACTCCATGTCTCTCAACGTGAACTTTTGCAAGCTAATGACTTTGTACCCCCAAATCTGCTAAAACCAAGTGGCTCAGGGAAAACATTGGCCCAAGTCATCTCCAGGACTGGATTAAATTGCATGAGAGTCAAGGGAGAAATTTTCTTAAGTTGTTTTTGGTTgatataatcagaatttattgacacgaaattcggtgtttttgtGGTAgttatcatagtgcaaacattcatattataaccattttacaacaataaatatattaaaaaataaaaataatagggcacaaaaagtaagacagtgtttttggttcattgattattcaggcagcggggaagaagctgtccttgtgccactgagtgctcctcttttggctcctgtaccttttccccaatggtaccagagcgaagaggacatggcctggggggggttccttgaggatagaggctgtttttttgaggcactgcctcatgtagatgtcctcgatggagtgacatCTGGTGTCTGTTGTAATGCGCGTCTAaataaccaaagacttgttgatccaaaccaaggcttttattaactaaaagactggagcatatcacaagtaggtcgaccaatccagaatgacctggtctggctaggagcaatccttttagACCTGTCAGAAGGTgtgactacactctcagccaatcacagtcatcctacactatcatctATACATaggtacatatacacattggtgatagaatctgtactatcgcacctgtgatgtcataggccaagttaacaaccctctggagtttattctcatcctgagacttggcatctccataccaggcagtgatgcaaccagccagaatgctctccatggcacacctgtagaagtttatgagagtcttcggtgacagatGGAATCTTCTCAGACACTTCACCTCAGCTAGCTGCTTATTCAATTAAATTGAGTTGTTATATAAGCATTTTGACTGAAGGATGATGAATAGAAGAAAGACAGTGGTTACAGTGTACAACCTCAAGATTTACCAAAGAAAATGACTGTTGATCCTCTTGATACAGTAAATGCACATCCTGGTACAACATTAAACAATCATTTAACAAGGAACAAGGTCTAATGAGCACCACTGtgataatggcaaataatttgttttattaatgttggtTGAAGGACAAGTTTTGAGTACAGTTTCCCTGATAGTCTTAGAAATTGCAAGACAGTGGAGTACTGGAGCTCTTTGGTTCATGAGAACGTGATGTCCAATCAAATGAAAACTCTGCCACTTGCAGACATCCTTTCACGTAGTGGAGttcaacagcacagaaacgggctcaCAGGCCCAGCATGTCCCTGCCAAACAATATGccctcctgctttagtcccacttgtctgcattgtccagaccctccaatcccctcccctcccattaatGGAATTATCCAAGGTTTTCTTAAAGGAAGTAACCATACCTGCCTCCACGACTTTGCAGCATGTTCCACTTTCCCACCAGCCTTtgagtgaagaactgtcccctCACAATCCTTCTAACCCCCCACCTTATAATTATGCCCTCTTGATCTAGATTTTCTCTCTCCAAGAAACATTCATTAAGATGAATAATTAAGACAATGCAGACAATTATTCATCTTATCTATGGCCCTCATAATTTTTATAGACCTCAATAAGATCTCCTCTCTACCTCCTGCATTCTCCAGAAAGTAAGCCTAGATTTTCCAATCTCTCATGAGAACTGAACTTCTCCAATACTGGCAACAACTTTGTAAACCTCTTTCCAAATTTATAATATTCCTTCCCATACCTAGGTGACAAAACtttacataatattccaaatatgggttCATGTCAGTGGAATGgcccaaccaatgaaggcaagcttcCCAAACACTGTCTTCACTACTGTCTACTTGggctgccatctttaaagagctatGTATCTGCACCCCTTGGCCCCTCTGTTCCAATAACACTTTTTAGGGCCCTGCTGTTAACAGAGAAAGTCTGGTCTGGTTTGATTTACCCAAATGCAGCACCTTGCATCTCTCCaagttgaactgcatctgccCAGTTTCCCATCTGATTTAGATGCCATTGGAAACTCAGGTAAGCTTCTTGGATGTCCTCCGCAGCACATATTTTTGTATGATCAGTAACTTGCACATCTTGCCATAAACATTCttgtccaaatcattgatatagattacaAAAAGCAAAGGTCCTGGCAAAAAAGTCCCATGCCACCACTGTCTGACTCCTATCACTAAACCACCTTGTCATTTCTGCCCTTTTCCTACTGGGAACATGCATGTCCTGGACCTTCCTTTTCTCCCTCTTAAATGGCTCCTATTTGGCAGTCATGCTTTTACTTGTTTACATTGACTTCCTGTTGACTATTACTAGCTCCTACCTAATCTGGTCAAAATTGCCTTTGCCCCAATTTAGGATTAAATTTGAAGACCAATTTCAATGACTAATAGAACTGTGGTCACTTGTCCCACAGTGTTCCCTGACCACCTTCATTTCCCAAATGTAGTCCGATATTGCCCCCTTCCCTTGTAGGCCGAAACTTGGACATACGGAATAAACCAGTTTATCCAATCCTCTCACCCTTTGGTGTTTCCAATCAATGTTTGGGAAGCTAAAATCATCTGCAACTGTGTTTCTTAACCTTTTATTTCACTcatatgccaccttaagtaatcccttaataaccacagagcacctgtagcATTGGTGGTCTGTGCTTAATAAattattacttaaggtggtatgtgagtggaaaaaaagttgagaaccactgacttacaATAACAGCTTTACTATTTTTTCAGAGATTGGCATCTCTCTACATATTTGATCCTCTAGCTCTTGGTGACTGGTCATCTGCTATATAACCactacaacatagaaacaggccaacctggcccttctagtccatgccaaacactttctcctACCTCTCTGCTGTATCCTCCCAGCACTGTGCTGATTTTTAAGGCTTGTCAACCTTGCAGAGGTCCTCGAAGCGAAGCTGAGGTCCATCAACGTTCCTTTTGCCTATTCCTAGTTCTCCGCAGAGGATGTCCTTTGGCAGTCTACCCTCCTTCCTGCGACGGATGTGGCCCAACCAGTGCATTGTCTTAAAAGTGTGAACATTGTGGGAAGTCCATTGTGGGAGAGGACCTCAGAATTTGGGAAAGTCTCTCCAGATGATTCCAAGGATGTGGCAAAGGCTATTGAGTTTCCTTTCCGTCTTGGAGAAGGTGGTCCACGTCTTGCCTCCATACAGGAGGGTGCCGATAACACATGCATTATACACAGCAGTCTTGGTCTTTGCAGCAAGTTTCTGATTCTCCCAGACCTGCAAGGAGAGTCAAGCAAGGATTGATGCTGCTCTGCCGATACGCCTATTGATTACAGCATCAAGGGAGAGGGTGTCGCTAGTGGTTGACCTCAAGTATATGAAATCATGGACCACTTCTAGATTGTAGTTGTCGATGGTAATGACTGGTGTCTCCTCTACGTTCTGGGAAAGGACATTTGTTTTCTTTAGTCTAATGATAAGTCCAAAGTCCTTGCATGCCTTAGAGAAGTTGTCCATGAGAGTTTGCAGTTGCTGCTTGGTTATAGCAGCATCATTGGCAAAGAGCATATTGCGTAGTAAGATCTTTTGCACCTTCGTACTTGCTCTCAGGTGCACAGGATTGAACAGCCGCCCTTCAGACCTGGAGTGCACGTAGGTGCCTTCTGTTGACGTCCCAAGTGTGTGCCTCAATAGCAGAGAGAAGAAGATGCCAAATAATGTTGGGGCCAACATGCATCCTTGTTTTACTTCACTATAAATAGTGAAGGGTTCTGATGAGCTGCTGTCGTACTGAACAGTAGCCCTTATGTCGTCATGGAATGACGATGATATTATGGAGTTTCGGGGGACAATCAATCTTGGGAAGAATTTGAAAGAGCCCATCCCTGCTAATAAGGTCGACAGTTGATCTCCCTGTGTGGAAACCACCTTGAGACTTAGGGTAGACCCATTCTACCAGAGGCTGTAGACGAGCCAGAGGTTGTAGATGAGCCAGAGGTTGTCAACGAGCAAAGACTTTGCCAACAATACTCAGGAGGGAGATTCACCTGTAGTTGTTGCAGTCGCTCCAATCACCCTTGTTCTTGTACAAAGAGACAATTTTAGAGTCACACATATCCTGTGGTATGGCTTCTTCCTTCCAGTACTGACAGAGGACCTCGTGTAAAGCTTGGATGAGTGAGCTCTTGGTTTATGATCATGTCTGGAGGGATCCCATCATTGCCAGAAGCTTTCCCTGATGCCAGACTATCAATTGCCTCGCTGAGGTCCTTAATGGTTGGTTTGGAGTTGACTGGTAGACAATCGatggcatccatgtgcctgcctaagagtctcttaaatgtctctattttcagcctccaccaccatccctggcaaggcattccatgcaCCTGCAACTATTGTTGTTTTATAATAtaaatacccctgatgtctcccgtaaaccttcctcccttaactttgcaTCAGGTGTCTTCTGgggtttgctactcccaccctgtcTGTCTACCTTAtgtatgtctctcagaatcttgtctaTTAAGTctcatccttctctgctccaaagtgaaaattcCTCACCACATCTTGTGCGTTTCTTTTTCCAATCAATGTCGCTTACATTGAATTCATTTGTGTGCTAAATGATGCTGGTATCAGTTTGAGGCTTTTGAAAGACACATACAACTTACCTTTTTTATGTCTTGTTTATCGCAGGGTGGTATTGGGGAGCTCTTAAAGCTAATGAAGCGAATGAGAAGTTAAAGGAAGCCTCTGAAGGAACGTTTTTGGTGAGGGACAGTTCACATCACAATTATTTTCTCACCATCTCAGTGAAAACTGTTTGGGGACCAACCAACCTGAGAATTGAATACCAAGATGGCAAATTTCGACTGGACTCGATGATTGTTGCGAAACCAAAGGTTCAGCAGTTTGACAGCGTGGTCCACTTGGTGGAACACTACGTGACCTTATGTCAGATGATACAGAATGCTCGTTGTCCACATCCCCGAAACAGTGGTTTGCAGCTTCAGCTGATCAAACCATTGTACAATCAGATTCCCACCCTGCAACATTTCTGCCGTATTAATATCCACAAAGCAACCACAaaaatcaatgaacttccttTACCAACTAAACTGAAGAAATACCTGCTGGAATACAAATATCAGATTTAAGACTTTTTtaaaagggaaggaggtcaaaGAGAGAAATTTAGTTCCAGCTGGGAACTCTCCCCTAGTCCAGTGGTTCACAGCCTTTTCcttcccacttgaagtaatccctatgccatcggtgctctgtgatgagtaagggattgcttcaggtgggaagaGGAGGTTGAGAATCCCTCCTCTAGAcacaattgctactgaaatactTGGCTTAAGTAAACTGGTCATcgggccatttcctttgggagAAACtgggcacataacgagttaatgagatacgattaaaatagtggttttcaaactttttctttccacccacatcccaccataagcaatcccttactcaccacagagcagcgatggcatagggattacttaaagtggtgtgtgagtggaacaaaaaagggtgagaaccactggcctaactTTTCATCTCTGGTTGTTTATTTTGGTAGAATTTTCACCTCTGGCTGGTGCTCTCAACCCTGTTGTTTTGTTCATTGTTTACCTGGAATGGGATGTTCGGGTATTGCAAAAGCAAAATTGATTCAATCAAAATGTTAATTGGTTCTGATCTGTCGGAATCTAACCTCAGAAAGGTCTTGAAAAATAAGTATTAATTAGTATTACCCCTGTCGTTAACTTTCTTTAATGATTTTAGTGTTTGGATAAAAGAAGTAACAAATCATTTGGTTTTGATTTTGATATTATAACATGTTGATGCACAACTCTACAACTCTTATTTATTTATGTACCAGCTCGCCCTCTTTCGCTCTGACATCTGGGCCTAGATCTCATCCTTCTCCTTGTAGCATGACTTTGCTGCCAGTGCAATTTAACTCCTTCATCCATCAACTTCTCTCCATCACTAGATCAAAGCGGAGATGTTTACTGATCACACGGGCTTTTCCTCCCCATTTACAGTGCCCTCAAGCAGCAAGTCCCGGACAATATTCAGCCTTTGATTGACCTGAGAGGCAAATCTAATTCCTGAAACACAAATGACCATCTCAAATGTGGAGTTTGATGACCTTGCCATAACATTCACCAGCACTAACTCGTGGGCTGACCTCCCCTCCCGCCCTTCTATAGCTCTCCACTCTGCAGCTTGAATGCCATCCCGTGTTCAGTTGTTCAGTTTGCCATCGTCTTTGAATTCTGGTCTCCTGCCCTTTACTGATTTTTCATTGACCAACCTCCACTGATCTCTCAGCTTTTCCGCCTCACCCTCTCTTTCTTAAACCTTCATCCTGGCTGAGTTTTCAGTCTCTTTACAATATGAAGCTTTCGTCAAGCCGTGGGACAGTTGACAACTGGAGTGGTCACGGTGGGGATTTTGAGAAAAGCCGCAAAAAGTGAATCATAGTCTTGATTATAAATGTTTTGCATCCACATGGTAGATCGATCATTTTTATTTGACTGAGTTTTGATACCTTCAGCAGTGGGAATGTATCTGTGACGAGTCCATGTCAGAGGTTGACTTCCCAGCTCCTGGAATTAAGCCTTCTCCAAACTCACAGAGACTTCAATTTAACAAAATCTAAATTTTCTTTCATGTGGGATAAACAAAGGAGACAAGGTAAATCTGCCAAATATTTAGTTGGTAACTCTCTGCGCTCCCTCTGTCCTATCTGAATCTCCAAACACTGGCCCCACCTTTTTCTTTTAGCTCTCCTTGTCATCAAATATTGATGTAATGATGCTACACATCCCTCCCAATCAGTAACCCTCCATCCCTGACCACCACACACAGTTTCTTTGAAGCAATTCCACAAAGACATTTGGGCAGGATATGAAAAGTGCTAAAACAAGTTGACCATTGATTGGAAACACTCACATGATGTTTTAGACCAAATGGCATCTGTTATGAGCACTCACTTCTGCATGCTTGTGCCAACTGCTAAAATCGTCACGTGTGCCCAGCAACCATCCCCTGGAACTCTGCAGAGCAGGGGATAATTACAAACTAATTTACAGCAAAAAAATGACACATGGAAAGACGTGAACACCACAAGGCAACAGGATAACAAAGAGCACAGGAACCAGCTGAAGGAATCCTCCAACACTTACAGGTTAGTGATTGGTTTCTTCTGGCATCTGGCAGAAGAAATTGTTGCACTGAACGGCTTTGTCTTAACTTGAAGGCTTCAACACTCTCATTGGTGCCACCTTGGAACACAAGATGAGAATAGAAAAATGGTGGCAcagctgctgtaacggcagcactgCCACCGGGAGTGGAGACATAGCGCTCCTGCGGGGTCTGACTGTCTAGtccaactgccgtcagctctgtacaggttttaaacagcccATAAATGGAACTAATGGTTTTCTTTGAAAGTTTTGCAAACTCAGGGTCTGCACCCAATATGGCGGTGTCTATGACCAGCAGTGGCCACAAGACTGCacggtctgcacccaagatggtggcgcctatggTTGGCATCAGCCACAAGACAGCAggatctgcacccaagatggcggtgcccccGAAAGTTTGAGGACTCAGGGGAAGCAGCGGACTGGCgcagggtaccagaaaatggggagaatgccccccgcccccacacccacaagaaggagaagcagaggagatgacccacaggacagtgaccatggcggtgggccagtgaggggttctgcagcagATGAACACATAGGTAGCGGGCTGTTGGCAACGAGGTGAGGTACCCGTGCagattgcaggctgctggtgagtgtggttgagggattcacactgggctgCAGATAGCTGggtctggctcaagactggctgtaggggtaccaggtattggaacagagctgcgagagggtgccgaggatgCTGAAGGTTTCCAGATTtgaagcttgggttgccgatggtttgaccTGGACTCTGTGGCTGCGGGAGTAGTGgcagtgctggaggcgaatccacggacactgagGAGACTCtcgttttgcttctctttctctgactgtgagaggtgcttcaggcaatgatggcagacaaaaacaaattttgtgtaatactgtAATATCTTTATTTCCtgacaataaatggaaccttGAATAGTCCCATGGCATAGGCAACGGGACAAGCTGCCTGGCAGCAGGCGAAGGAGCAGGAGAACGGCTCAGCTTGAGGACCAA
It encodes the following:
- the LOC138749042 gene encoding suppressor of cytokine signaling 2-like isoform X1, producing MNNQLTCKISKAASEANITSLEPSPRVQAATESASSMQGPQRESRALWAARSDLQRTGWYWGALKANEANEKLKEASEGTFLVRDSSHHNYFLTISVKTVWGPTNLRIEYQDGKFRLDSMIVAKPKVQQFDSVVHLVEHYVTLCQMIQNARCPHPRNSGLQLQLIKPLYNQIPTLQHFCRINIHKATTKINELPLPTKLKKYLLEYKYQI
- the LOC138749042 gene encoding suppressor of cytokine signaling 2-like isoform X2, which translates into the protein MQGPQRESRALWAARSDLQRTGWYWGALKANEANEKLKEASEGTFLVRDSSHHNYFLTISVKTVWGPTNLRIEYQDGKFRLDSMIVAKPKVQQFDSVVHLVEHYVTLCQMIQNARCPHPRNSGLQLQLIKPLYNQIPTLQHFCRINIHKATTKINELPLPTKLKKYLLEYKYQI